AGCCCTAATCCAATTACCGTAACACTGGTTTTTGTCATGTTTCTATACCGAGGCAGAAATTAATTGTTATGAATACCCATGATCTCTCGTAACACAATTACAAACAGGCATTTGAATCGCTATCATTTTATCAGATCGAGCCCCTGGTCTGCTCCTGGCCGACTAGAGCTGCTTGGCTGAGTCAACTCAGTGTCTTCTTTGTAGAAATCAGGCCCTCTGCGCGATTCCTTCAACAATGACAAGATTGGCCTGGGCAGAACGATGTCGATGTTCTGCGAGCGCTTTGTAATCTGGATCATCACACCATGCCTGGGCCGACTCAACGTTGGGAAATTTCATTATTACTGTACTTGGATAAGCCCAACTTCCCTCAACAACGATAGTTTGATTTTTTGATGTTGCCAGGAGCTCGCCACCATGCCTCTCAAAAATTGGCATAAATCCAGCTAGGTAATTTTGGTACTCGTCCGGGTCTTCAATTTGTATCTGAGCCAGTACATATGCACTCATCTTGTACCCTCCATTTAGTATTCAGTTCCGATTCTCTCTCTTTGAGAAAGAGGATGCAAAAATCGGTAGCCACCTAACATTTAAATCGCAAGATTCATGATCTTGAAATTTTTTTCAATTAGTTGCTGGGAGTCCGCTCCTGGCCGTTCTCAGAAGCCCAGGTAGCGATTTTCAGTGTCTGCTTACGAGAAAGCAGCCGCTCAAACACGAAGAATCAGCGGCGATTTGCGACCCAATTGAGACACCTAAAACGTCTCACTCCATCTGGTAGCCTGGCGTTGATTTTGAAAGTGCTATCTCTTCTTCCGACATCTCTTCGCTGATGTGCTCGAAAAGCGGTGTCGAAAGGTAGCGTTCGCCGGTATCCGGTAACATTGCAAGGAGGACCGAACCAGGTTCTGCTTTTTCAGCAACCCGCATCGCAACTGCAACAGTTGACCCGCCAGAAACTCCGGTTAGTATGCCTTCTTCGCTAGCCAGACGCGCTGCCCACTTCATGCCTTCTGCACCAGGGATAGGTATCAACTCATCGTAATATTGATTGTCGAGGGCTTCCTGAAGAACCAGGGGTATGAAATCCGGGGTCCAGCCCTGAATTGGATGGGGTTCGAATGCAGGATGGCTTTCAGCGGGAGC
This sequence is a window from Gammaproteobacteria bacterium. Protein-coding genes within it:
- a CDS encoding DUF1330 domain-containing protein; its protein translation is MSAYVLAQIQIEDPDEYQNYLAGFMPIFERHGGELLATSKNQTIVVEGSWAYPSTVIMKFPNVESAQAWCDDPDYKALAEHRHRSAQANLVIVEGIAQRA